In the Desulfuromonas sp. DDH964 genome, GCCTACCTGGCCGCGACCGGCGTTCTCGCTGCGCTGGATCCGAAACCTTCCCATGCGTTGATTTTCGATATCGGCGGCGGCAGTACCGAATTCATTCTGGTCGTGGATGGTAAACACCTCTTTTATCGCAGCTATCCGCTTGGGGTCGTCTCGCTTTGTGAAGAAGGGGGCGACCCGTCAATGCAATATCGGCAAATCGAAACCTGCCTGGACGCTTTACAGCGGGACCTGCGAAGGGCTAATCTCCTGGACCTGATCCAGGACAAGCGCACGCTTTTGGTTGGCACGGCAGGAACCGTCACGACCCTCGCCGCCCTGCAGCTCGGCATGGAAAAATACGATTGGCGGCGGGTAAACAATCTGCTCCTGACGCAGCATGATCTCCAGAACTGGGCCAGGCGTCTTGGCGAACTCGACGTGGCTGAGAGGGAGCGCCTGCCGGGACTGGAAAAGGGGAGGGGTGACCTGATTCTTCCCGGGGTGATGATAGTTCTGCAGCTGCTTCGCCTTTTTTCCAGAGAGAGCCTGACAGTCAGTGATTTTGGCCTCCTTGAAGGGCTCCTGCTTGAACACGCCAGAATTACGCAGAGGCTTGATTAAATTGACTTCTTTTTGACACTAAACTATATTCACCATCTTTAGCCATTGCTCCGGTCGCGGACCATCCGGCAAGGCAATCCATCGAAGGACACTTAATTGTATGGAAAAAGCAATACTCTCAGGCAATGAAGCGATCGCTCGCGGAGCTTTCGAAGGCGGGGTGCGGGTCGCTTCGGCCTATCCCGGGACGCCAAGCACCGAAATCCTGGAGAATGTTGTCAATTACCCGACGATTGACGCCTCCTGGGCCCCGAATGAAAAGGTTGCCCTCGAAGTCGGCATTGGTGCCAGCTTCGGCGGCGCCCGCGCCCTGGTCACCATGAAGCATGTCGGGGTCAATGTGGCGGCTGACCCGCTCTTTACCTTCTCCTATACGGGGGTCCGCGGCGGCTTGGTGCTGGTCACAGCCGACGACCCGGAGATGCATTCCTCCCAGAACGAGCAGGACAATCGCAATTACGCCAAGTTCGCCAAGGTCCCGATGCTGGAACCGTCCGATTCCCAGGAATGCAAGGATTTCACGCGACTCGGTCTGGAGCTTTCCGAACAGTACGATACTCCGGTCATGTTGCGGACCACCACCCGGATTTCCCACAGCAAATCGCTGGTGCTGCTCGATGAGCCGGTTTCCGGTCTGCCCGAACCGCGGCTTGAGCGCAACGCCGCCAAGCTGGTCATGCTGCCGGGCAATGCCCGCCGCCGCCACCCGTTTGTCGAAGAGCGGCTGGTCAAGCTGGCTGCGGCAAATCTCGCCTGTAACCGCATGGAAATGCGGGATACCCGTATTGGCGTCATCACCTCCGGGGTCTGTTACAACTACGTTCGCGAAGTCCTGCCGCAGGCCTCGACCCTCAAGCTGGGCCTGGTCCACCCGCTGGCAAAGGATGTGGTTCGCGAATTCGCGGCCAAAGTCGACCAGTTGCTGATCGTCGAAGAGCTCGATCCCTTCCTCGAGGAACAGGTCAAGGCGATGGGGATCACCTGCCGCGGCAAGGATTTGCTCCCCCTCTGCGGTGAGCTGACGCCGGGAATTCTGCGCGCTGCCTTTGCTCCCCTCGGCCTGATCCTGGCTTCTGCCGCCGCCGAAGCGACGGCGTTGCCCGAACTGCCGCCGCGACCGCCCAACATGTGCCCGGGCTGCCCCCATCGCGGTGTCTTCTATGCGCTCAACCAGCTCAAAGCCTATGTCACCGGCGATATCGGCTGCTATACCCTTGGTTTCATGCCACCCCTCTCGGCGATGGATACCTGCGTATGCATGGGCGCCAGCGTCGGTAATGCCACCGGGGTCGTCAAGGTTGTACCGGACGCCGAGAAGCGACAGGTCGTCGCCGTTATCGGCGATTCGACCTTCCTTCACACCGGGATCAACGGCTTGATGGACATGGTCTATAACCAGGCGCCGACAACCCTGATCATCCTCGATAACCGGATCACGGCAATGACCGGTCGCCAGGACAACCCCGCATCCGGCTACACCCTGATGAACCAGGATGCTCCCCCGGTTGATCTTGCCGAACTTTGCCGCGTTCTGGGGGTGCGGCATATCCGCACTGTCAATCCCCTTGACCTTGCCGAAACCAAGGCGGCCATCGCCGAGGAGATGGCCCGCCCCGAACCGTCGGTGGTCATTACCAACAAGCCCTGCGTCCTGGTCAAGCGACCCGGCGTTTACGAAACCGGCCCACTGCTCGAGGTCGATGCTGCGCAATGCACCGGCTGCCGTGCCTGCCTGAGAATCGGGTGCCCCGCCATCATCTGGCAACCCGGAGAGGGAAAGAAGGGGGTTGCCCATATCGACCCGCTCCTCTGCAACGGCTGCGGTGTCTGCCGCCAACTCTGTCGTTTCGATGCCATCGGGAGGGCCAAATGACACGTGACATCACCAATGTCCTGCTGGTCGGTGTCGGTGGCCAGGGAATCTTGCTGGCCTCTGAAATCCTGGCGGAAACCTGCATGCTTGCCGGCTACGATGTCAAGAAGAGCGAAATCCACGGCATGTCCCAGCGTGGCGGCAGCGTCGTTTCTCACGTCCGTTTCGGTAGCGAGGTCTTCTCCCCGATCGTGCCGGAAGGGGAGGGGGACGTGCTGTTCGGTTTCGAACTGATGGAGACGTGCCGGGCCTTGCCGTTGTTGCATTCGGGGGCAAAGGTCATTGCCAACGACCTGCAGATCCCGCCGCCGGCAGTCCTTTCCGGACAGCAAGCCTATCCCCAGGACCTGCCGCACATCATTCGTCAGCGCTTCCCCGATTTTCTGCTGGTCGACGGGCAGCACCTGGCGGAGCGGGCCGGGAATCCCCGCGCTGCCAATACCGTGCTGCTCGGCGCCGTCTCCCGGCAACTCGACATCAAGGAGGAGTACTGGCAGCGGGCCTTGGAAAAAATGGTTCCCGCCCGGTTTCTGGCGGAGAACGTAAAAGCCTTCGAGCTCGGACGGACCTGTTAACGAAGAAAGGGGCGAGCGATGTTCTGGAATGACGAGTTCGAAACCCTCCCGCGGGAGGCGCTCGAACATCTGCAGGTCAAGAGGTTGCGACAGACCGTCGAGCGGGTCAGTGCCACGGTCCCTTTCTATCATGAGAGCTTTCGCAGGGCCGGCGTCCGTCCTGACCAGATTCGCACTCTTGACGATCTGCGGCGGCTCCCCTTTACGCTAAAACAGGACATGCGTGACAACTACCCGTATGGCCTGTTCGCCGTTCCTCTGGAACAGATCGTTCGCATCCATGCTTCGAGCGGTACCACCGGCAAACCGACCGTGGTCGGCTACACCCGGCGCGATATCGAGACCTGGGCCGAGCTGATGGCCCGTTCCTTCGTAGCGGCCGGTGCCCACCGCGGGGATGTGATCCATAACGCCTACGGTTACGGACTCTTTACCGGTGGCCTGGGGGCCCATTACGGCGCCGAGACCCTCGGTGCTTCGGTCATCCCCATGTCCGGGGGGAACACCAAAAAGCAAATCATGATCATGCAGGACTTCGGTTCCACGGTCCTGACCTGCACCCCTTCCTACAGCCTTTACCTGGCAGAAGCGGCGGCGGAAGAGGGGATCGATATCCGCAAACTCAAGCTGCGGGTCGGCATCTTCGGGGCCGAACCCTGGAGTGAGTCGATCCGCCAGGAAATCGAGAACAAGCTGAACATCAAGGCGATCGATATCTATGGTCTTTCCGAAATCCTCGGACCCGGGGTCGCGATTGAATGTATCGAGGCACAAAAAGGCCTGCATATCTGGGAAGATCATTTCATCCCCGAGATTATCGATCCTGACAGCGGCGAAGTTCTGCCGGTCGGAGATCGGGGGGAGCTGGTGATCACGACCATCACCAAGGAGGGGATCCCGATGCTCCGCTACCGGACCCGGGATATTACCCGCCTGATTCCCGAACCCTGCATCTGCGGTCGTACCCACCTGCGTCTGGAGCGCATGAGTGGCCGTAGCGACGACATGCTGATCATCCGCGGGGTCAATGTGTTTCCGTCCCAGATCGAGAGCGTGCTGATGACGATCGAAGGGATCGAGCCCCATTACCAGTTGATCGTCGATCGCGACGATAAGCTCGACACCCTCGAAGTCCAGGTCGAGGTCAATGAACAGACCTTTTCCGACGAGATCAAGGTGTTGCAGGATTTGAGTAGCAAAATTCGCAAGGAAATCAAAGACCTGCTTGGAGTTACCTGCAAGGTGCGGTTGGTTGAACCGAAGACCATCGCACGCAGCGAGGGGAAGGCCAGGCGCGTCGTCGACAACCGTCCCCCGCAGAGCTGAGTCGTTCCCTGTCCGGAAGGAGGCGCTTTATGAAGGTCGAGCAGATTTCCATATTTATTGAAAACAAGTCGGGTCGCCTGGCAGAAGTTACCCGGATTTTAGGAGCATCCGGTGTCAACATCCGGGCCCTCTCTCTTGCGGACACTTCGGATTTCGGGATCTTACGGTTGATCGTCGACCGTGTCGATCTCGCCAAGTCGGTCCTCAAGGCCGAAGGATTTACGGTCAGTAAGACCGAAGTGGTGGCGGTCGAAGTTCCCGATCGACCCAGCGGCCTGTTCAGCATTCTCGAAATCCTCGACCGGGGCGAAGTAAACGTCGAATACATGTATGCCTTTGTCGAGCGCTGTGGCGAGAACGCCGTCATCATTTTCCGGTTCGACAATCCGGAGGAGGCGATCCGGGTGCTGGTTGAGAATGGGGTCAATGTCCTGGAAGGTGAGCGGGTCTGCTTGATGTAGAGCCCGAATTTCTATGGCCGAATCAAAAGTTATCGATCCGGAGTTGGCGGGAGCTTTGCGCATCTGGGATCCCGTCCATGAGTGCATGAGCCGCGAGGAGCTCGAACTTCTCCAGTTCACCCGCCTGCGTGCCACCCTCGAACGGGTCTACCAGAACGTTCCCTGTTATCGGCAGAAGTTTGACGCCCTCGGTATCGTTCCTACCGATCTGTCTACTCTTTCCGACCTTGTCAAGTTCCCCTTCACCGACAAGGAAGACCTGCGGCAGAACTATCCCTACGGCATGTTTGCCGTGCCGCTGCGGGAAGTGGTTCGCATTCATTCTTCCTCGGGAACGACCGGTAAGCCGACGGTCGTCGGTTATACCCGCTCCGACTTGAACACCTGGACCGAACTGGCGGCGCGTTTCATGACCGCTGCCGGTGTTACCGAGGACGATATCGTCCATGTCGCCTTCGGTTACGGGCTTTTCACCGGGGCCTTTGGTCTTCATTACGGAGCCGAGCGCATCGGCGCCTCGGTCATCCCGATGTCGAGCGGCAACACCGACAAGCAGATCATGATCATGCAGGACTATCGATCTTCTGCGCTGGTCTGCACTCCTTCTTATGCGATGACCATCGCCGACCGCATGGAGAAGCTCGGTATCGATCCAGGAACCCTGAACCTGCGGGTGGGGCTGTTCGGGGCGGAACCCTGGAGCCAGGAAATGCGCCGAGAGTTGGAGGCGCGTCTCGGCATCATTGCCACTGACAACTATGGTCTCAGTGAAGTGATGGGGCCGGGGGTGGCCGGTGAATGTTTTTATCGATGTGGCATGCATATTTTCGAGGATCATTTCATTCCTGAAATCATTGATCCGGATAGCGGTGAACGCAAGGGGCCGGGGGAGGTGGGGGAACTGGTGCTGACCAGCATCACCAAGGAAGCCTTCCCGATGATCCGTTACCGGACCCGAGACATCACCCGCCTTGATTACGTTCCCTGTGAATGTGGCCGAACCCATGTCCGCATGGCCAAGACCATGGGACGTTCCGACGATATGCTGATCATTAAGGGGGTGAATGTCTTCCCGACCCAGATCGAAGAAGTCCTGTTCCAGGTTGAAGGGTGTGAGCCCCATTATCAGCTCGTCGTCGACAAGGTGGGTGCCATGGATGTCCTGGAGGTCCATGTCGAGGTCAACGAGGGGATTTTCTTCGATGAAATGAAACGCCAACGGGCGTTTGTCGACCTTGTCGAAAAGCGGCTGGCATCGACCCTGGGGGTTGGCGCCAAGGTTAAGCTGGTGGAACCTTCATCGATCACACGCCATGAAGGCAAGGCGCAAAGAGTGATCGACAAGCGTCCACGGTAATCTGTATCTTATTGAAAACTCTTGGAAAGTTTCCTTCGATTTTCATTTTGAACGGGTTAGTTTCTCCTTGACAAGCGCAAGCAAATTGTTGATAATCGCGACTCGTTGATTGACGGGGCGTAGCGCAGCCTGGTAGCGCACCTGCATGGGGTGCAGGGGGTCGGAAGTTCAAATCTTCTCGCCCCGACCAACGAACGAAAAAGGGATCGGCTTATGCCGGTCCCTTTTTCGTTGGATAAATTGCCGACTGCCAGATATGCCCTCAGGCGAGCGTTCTCCTGTCGGTTGAGGGTTGAGTATAGGTTCAGATGCCGGGGGTTTCGGAAAAATGCAGATTGCCGGTAATCATTTCCTTGCCGGGGAGAAACGGCCACCGCGGTCACACTCGACCAGGGTGATCCGCACCAGGTCAGCCGAGCGCCAGGGGTGCTGATCGGCGCGCAGCTCGGCGGCGATGCTCTGAATCGCTTCTTTGCGGATAAGTCCCTGGGAGGTGTAGCGGTCGAAGGCATCGACTACGCGGGAGCGGTAGGCGGCAAGGGTTTGCTGCGCCTGCTGATTCAGCGCATAGGACTTGGCGCGTTGTTCGGCCTGAGCGATGGTGGTCTTGTTCTGAACGGTGGTGAAGAAGCCGACGAGAGTTTGGAGGAAGCGGCAGTAGTCGCGGACCAGATCGGCGGGAAGGTGAATGGTGACGGCCACCAGACCGTCATCGAGAGGGGTTACTGAGAGGTGATCGAGCAGCTGGGGGCGAAGGAGGCTCACAGGGGGCCTCCTGCCGGGCTACCTAAAAACCCTAGGCAACATAATATATCTTATGCGACGTAAAATAATGACACTGCTGATCAGGAGAAGTGGCCGAGGGGCACCAGGACGGCACCCCTCCGTTGAGGTCAAAGGGCTTAAGCCACCGCTGTTGAGTGTCCGGAGAGACAATGGCCAACCTTGACCGCACCGATAGCGCATGGGGACAACCGGGGAGGCCGGTGGATGTGGAGTTTCGTCCGATCTGCTTCTGTCATGCGATCCGGTTGCCTATCACTAGGAAACCATTGGCGCTCCTGGCTAAGGTTCACCAAAAGCTAAAGTAAAATATTAAATAACTTAAAAACAAAGGAAAAACTTTTACATGAGAATGGTTTCCAGAAATGACTTGAAGTATTTTTTGGCGATCTAGCCAATGTTCGCCAGCTCGAGACGGCTTCCCCAACGTTTTACGAGTTCCTGCCGGAGCATGTCATAGGCAGGATTGGTGAGAAACCCCTTCTCACTGACAAGATCAAAGGCGTCTTCTCTTGCTTCTTCCAGCACTCGTCCATCTCGAAGCAGGTTAGCCACTCTGAAATCTGGAAGTCCTGCCTGTCTGGTACCGAGGAACTCTCCTGGGCCACGAATTTCGAGGTCTGCTTCAGCAATCCGAAACCCGTCACTCGACTCCTCCAACACCTGAAGGCGCAGCCGCCCCTCTTCACTGCAGCGGTTGGACCGAAGGAGGATACAGGAACTTCTTGCGGACCCCCGCCCTACCCGGCCCCGCAATTGATGTAACTGCGCCAGGCCAAAACGTTCAGCATGTTCGATCACCATCATCGTCGCATTGGGGACGTCAATACCCACCTCGATCACCGTTGTGGCGACCAGAACCTGAATCTCTCCCGCCTTGAAAGCTTTCATTACGGCCTCCTTCTCTTCGGGTTTCATCCTGCCATGAAGGAGGCCGAGGGACTGTTCGGGAAAGACATCGCGATCGAGCATTGCTGCGGCTTCGGTGGCGGCCAACAGGTCGCTCTTTTCACTCTCTTCGACGAGTGGATAGACGATATACGCCTGATGCCCTGCGGATATTTCTTCTTTTAGGCGCTGATAGACCCTGGGCCGAGCCGCTTCACTGAGCACCTGGGTCCTGATCGGGGTGCGGCCTGGTGGCAGTTCGTCAATCACCGACAAGGCCAGATCGCCATACAGGGTTAAGGACAGAGTGCGGGGAATCGGTGTAGCAGTCATTACCAGAATGTGCGGATTTTCACCCTTCTTCCGCAGAATTCCCCGCTGGCGTACCCCGAAGCGGTGCTGTTCATCGACAATTCCGAGGCCGAGGCGTTTGAACTCGACTCCTTCCTGGAGGATGGCATGGGTTCCTACCAGCATGTGCAATGATCCGTCCGCAATATTCTGCAGAGTTTTACGTCGATCCCTGGCTGGCTTGGAGCCGGTAAGCAGGGCGACTCTCAGGCCGAGAGCTTCGAGCCAGGGATGGAATTGCAAAAAATGCTGCTCAGCAAGAATTTCGGTCGGAGCCACCACCGCCACCTGGGTGTCGTTTTCGAAAGCAAGCAGGGCCGCCATCAGGGCAACAATGGTCTTGCCGCTGCCGACATCCCCCTGGACCAGCCGGTTCATGGGGTGAGGCGCCATCAGGTCGTTCTTGATTTCGCCAAGCACCCGGCGCTGGGCATTGGTTAACCGGTAAGGCAAGGCCTGGGCAAGCTGTCGGGTGTAGCGGTGGGTGACCTTGAAGGGAATGCCCGGTTCAAGAACCACCCCCTGGCGTTTCAGGGCGAGGCCGAGTTCGAGGAAAAAAAATTCGTCGTAAACCAGAGTACGGCGAGCCCGGCCCCTCCCCTCTTCCAGTTCTTCAATGCGGGATTCAGTGTCTGGCCAATGGGCCAGTTGCACTGCTTCGGCCAGGGGAAGCAGCCGGCGTTTCTGGCATAAGCGGGTGGGGAGTCGCGATTCGACCCGCGGGGCATAGCGGTCGACGATCTCTTTCCAGAGCTTGCGTGCGACTTTCTGGGAAAGCCCCTCGGTCAGGGGATAGACCGGCAGGATGCGACCAAAATTGAGGGGATCGGCGGCCAGCAATCCCTCCACAGTCTGTCCCGGCGGAAAAAATTCGATCTCGGGGTGATGGATTTCGCGGGTCATTCCAAAGCGCTTGACCTCGCCGATGATCAATAGCCGGGTGCCGGGGGTGAATCGCTGCTTCATCCAGTCGCGGCGGTAATGAAACCATTTCAGAACCAGTTGCCCGGTGCCGTCGCCAACCACGACTTCATACAGCCGCTTGCGACT is a window encoding:
- a CDS encoding Ppx/GppA phosphatase family protein — encoded protein: MFAAIDVGSNTVRMLLASVTGDGSLLPLHYFRKVTRLGGGITSNEGLASEAMERTLLALQQCAAELATARVDGVAAVGTAALRRAKNGKAFVARIQRETGLVVDVVDGEKEAYLAATGVLAALDPKPSHALIFDIGGGSTEFILVVDGKHLFYRSYPLGVVSLCEEGGDPSMQYRQIETCLDALQRDLRRANLLDLIQDKRTLLVGTAGTVTTLAALQLGMEKYDWRRVNNLLLTQHDLQNWARRLGELDVAERERLPGLEKGRGDLILPGVMIVLQLLRLFSRESLTVSDFGLLEGLLLEHARITQRLD
- the iorA gene encoding indolepyruvate ferredoxin oxidoreductase subunit alpha, yielding MEKAILSGNEAIARGAFEGGVRVASAYPGTPSTEILENVVNYPTIDASWAPNEKVALEVGIGASFGGARALVTMKHVGVNVAADPLFTFSYTGVRGGLVLVTADDPEMHSSQNEQDNRNYAKFAKVPMLEPSDSQECKDFTRLGLELSEQYDTPVMLRTTTRISHSKSLVLLDEPVSGLPEPRLERNAAKLVMLPGNARRRHPFVEERLVKLAAANLACNRMEMRDTRIGVITSGVCYNYVREVLPQASTLKLGLVHPLAKDVVREFAAKVDQLLIVEELDPFLEEQVKAMGITCRGKDLLPLCGELTPGILRAAFAPLGLILASAAAEATALPELPPRPPNMCPGCPHRGVFYALNQLKAYVTGDIGCYTLGFMPPLSAMDTCVCMGASVGNATGVVKVVPDAEKRQVVAVIGDSTFLHTGINGLMDMVYNQAPTTLIILDNRITAMTGRQDNPASGYTLMNQDAPPVDLAELCRVLGVRHIRTVNPLDLAETKAAIAEEMARPEPSVVITNKPCVLVKRPGVYETGPLLEVDAAQCTGCRACLRIGCPAIIWQPGEGKKGVAHIDPLLCNGCGVCRQLCRFDAIGRAK
- a CDS encoding indolepyruvate oxidoreductase subunit beta — protein: MTRDITNVLLVGVGGQGILLASEILAETCMLAGYDVKKSEIHGMSQRGGSVVSHVRFGSEVFSPIVPEGEGDVLFGFELMETCRALPLLHSGAKVIANDLQIPPPAVLSGQQAYPQDLPHIIRQRFPDFLLVDGQHLAERAGNPRAANTVLLGAVSRQLDIKEEYWQRALEKMVPARFLAENVKAFELGRTC
- a CDS encoding phenylacetate--CoA ligase family protein, which encodes MFWNDEFETLPREALEHLQVKRLRQTVERVSATVPFYHESFRRAGVRPDQIRTLDDLRRLPFTLKQDMRDNYPYGLFAVPLEQIVRIHASSGTTGKPTVVGYTRRDIETWAELMARSFVAAGAHRGDVIHNAYGYGLFTGGLGAHYGAETLGASVIPMSGGNTKKQIMIMQDFGSTVLTCTPSYSLYLAEAAAEEGIDIRKLKLRVGIFGAEPWSESIRQEIENKLNIKAIDIYGLSEILGPGVAIECIEAQKGLHIWEDHFIPEIIDPDSGEVLPVGDRGELVITTITKEGIPMLRYRTRDITRLIPEPCICGRTHLRLERMSGRSDDMLIIRGVNVFPSQIESVLMTIEGIEPHYQLIVDRDDKLDTLEVQVEVNEQTFSDEIKVLQDLSSKIRKEIKDLLGVTCKVRLVEPKTIARSEGKARRVVDNRPPQS
- a CDS encoding ACT domain-containing protein, whose protein sequence is MKVEQISIFIENKSGRLAEVTRILGASGVNIRALSLADTSDFGILRLIVDRVDLAKSVLKAEGFTVSKTEVVAVEVPDRPSGLFSILEILDRGEVNVEYMYAFVERCGENAVIIFRFDNPEEAIRVLVENGVNVLEGERVCLM
- a CDS encoding phenylacetate--CoA ligase, which gives rise to MRIWDPVHECMSREELELLQFTRLRATLERVYQNVPCYRQKFDALGIVPTDLSTLSDLVKFPFTDKEDLRQNYPYGMFAVPLREVVRIHSSSGTTGKPTVVGYTRSDLNTWTELAARFMTAAGVTEDDIVHVAFGYGLFTGAFGLHYGAERIGASVIPMSSGNTDKQIMIMQDYRSSALVCTPSYAMTIADRMEKLGIDPGTLNLRVGLFGAEPWSQEMRRELEARLGIIATDNYGLSEVMGPGVAGECFYRCGMHIFEDHFIPEIIDPDSGERKGPGEVGELVLTSITKEAFPMIRYRTRDITRLDYVPCECGRTHVRMAKTMGRSDDMLIIKGVNVFPTQIEEVLFQVEGCEPHYQLVVDKVGAMDVLEVHVEVNEGIFFDEMKRQRAFVDLVEKRLASTLGVGAKVKLVEPSSITRHEGKAQRVIDKRPR
- the recG gene encoding ATP-dependent DNA helicase RecG produces the protein MPPNPPSPHSIDPLATPLTEVRGVGLNLQKKLAKIGLQTVEDALYTLPHRYEDRRELKKIAQLIPGFQQVFAAEILAAAETQTARSRKRLYEVVVGDGTGQLVLKWFHYRRDWMKQRFTPGTRLLIIGEVKRFGMTREIHHPEIEFFPPGQTVEGLLAADPLNFGRILPVYPLTEGLSQKVARKLWKEIVDRYAPRVESRLPTRLCQKRRLLPLAEAVQLAHWPDTESRIEELEEGRGRARRTLVYDEFFFLELGLALKRQGVVLEPGIPFKVTHRYTRQLAQALPYRLTNAQRRVLGEIKNDLMAPHPMNRLVQGDVGSGKTIVALMAALLAFENDTQVAVVAPTEILAEQHFLQFHPWLEALGLRVALLTGSKPARDRRKTLQNIADGSLHMLVGTHAILQEGVEFKRLGLGIVDEQHRFGVRQRGILRKKGENPHILVMTATPIPRTLSLTLYGDLALSVIDELPPGRTPIRTQVLSEAARPRVYQRLKEEISAGHQAYIVYPLVEESEKSDLLAATEAAAMLDRDVFPEQSLGLLHGRMKPEEKEAVMKAFKAGEIQVLVATTVIEVGIDVPNATMMVIEHAERFGLAQLHQLRGRVGRGSARSSCILLRSNRCSEEGRLRLQVLEESSDGFRIAEADLEIRGPGEFLGTRQAGLPDFRVANLLRDGRVLEEAREDAFDLVSEKGFLTNPAYDMLRQELVKRWGSRLELANIG